Proteins found in one Amycolatopsis camponoti genomic segment:
- a CDS encoding DUF3040 domain-containing protein, giving the protein MLSHHDRTELEKIERNLEVTDPDLATALREGKRPKSRALRSALLIAVDVVAVTLLVLGLILPDPGVTLCGILALTGTVWTHVARHRV; this is encoded by the coding sequence ATGCTCAGTCACCACGATCGCACCGAGCTCGAGAAGATCGAGCGGAACCTCGAGGTCACCGACCCCGACCTGGCCACCGCCCTGCGCGAGGGCAAGCGCCCGAAGTCGCGCGCGCTCCGGAGCGCCCTGCTGATCGCCGTCGACGTCGTCGCCGTGACGCTGCTGGTCCTGGGGTTGATCTTGCCCGACCCGGGGGTCACGCTCTGCGGGATCCTCGCCCTCACCGGCACCGTCTGGACCCACGTGGCGCGCCACCGCGTCTGA
- a CDS encoding cobalamin-independent methionine synthase II family protein produces the protein MTLPTEPIGSIPRPGYLIDGLGAFAAGRIDAAALAELESRALADTLSRFEETGSPVVSDGEQGKPSFATYPLAGLTALAPDGVVIPFADGHTRQLPRLTAGPFRYATHADEYLTRAKALTDKPVKQAVIAASAISLIYPADGIDGYPQEQFVADLVNEAEADIRRSLDAGAHAVQIDFTEGRLSLKLDPSGGLLRQFVELNNAVLQRFTAEERAKIGVHTCPGGDQDSVHSLDVDYADLLPELFRLEAGNFYVQLASEADPARALQVIADHLRADQRIFVGVIDPIDPRVETPEEVRDRVLTAAKYLPADRLGTCDDCGFSPFADDTSTSRDIAFAKIRARVEGTRLAAEAL, from the coding sequence ATGACCTTGCCGACCGAACCGATCGGCAGCATTCCCCGTCCCGGCTACCTGATCGACGGGCTCGGCGCGTTCGCCGCCGGACGGATCGACGCCGCCGCGCTCGCCGAGCTGGAGAGCCGCGCCCTCGCGGACACGCTCAGCCGGTTCGAAGAGACGGGGTCGCCGGTCGTGTCCGACGGCGAACAGGGCAAGCCGAGCTTCGCGACCTACCCGCTGGCCGGGCTGACCGCGCTGGCGCCGGACGGCGTCGTCATCCCGTTCGCCGACGGGCACACCCGGCAGCTGCCGCGGCTGACCGCGGGCCCGTTCCGCTACGCGACGCACGCCGACGAGTACCTGACGCGGGCGAAGGCGCTCACGGACAAGCCGGTCAAGCAGGCCGTGATCGCCGCGTCCGCGATCTCGCTGATCTACCCGGCCGACGGCATCGACGGGTACCCGCAGGAGCAGTTCGTCGCGGACTTGGTGAACGAGGCGGAGGCCGACATCCGGCGCAGCCTCGACGCCGGGGCACACGCGGTGCAGATCGACTTCACCGAGGGGCGGCTGTCGCTGAAGCTGGACCCGTCCGGCGGGCTGCTGCGGCAGTTCGTCGAGCTCAACAACGCTGTGCTCCAGCGGTTCACGGCGGAGGAGCGCGCGAAGATCGGCGTCCACACCTGCCCGGGCGGCGACCAGGACTCCGTGCACAGCCTCGACGTCGACTACGCGGACCTGCTGCCGGAGCTGTTCCGGCTGGAGGCGGGGAACTTCTACGTCCAGCTGGCGAGCGAGGCCGACCCGGCTCGCGCGCTGCAGGTGATCGCCGATCACCTGCGGGCGGACCAGCGGATCTTCGTCGGGGTGATCGACCCGATCGACCCGCGGGTGGAGACGCCGGAGGAGGTCCGCGACCGCGTGCTCACGGCGGCGAAGTACCTGCCGGCCGATCGGCTCGGCACCTGCGACGACTGCGGGTTCTCGCCGTTCGCGGACGACACGTCGACCTCCCGCGACATCGCGTTCGCGAAGATCCGGGCCCGGGTGGAGGGCACCCGCCTGGCGGCCGAAGCGCTGTGA
- a CDS encoding LysE family translocator, with product MIPGTTAASFLLVVVLGAMSPGPDFVVVTRSSLTGGRRAGIAAGAGISLGVFAWVVAIAFGVAAVLTASAVAFSVVKLVGAGYLVFLGVKAWLAVRRGEYRDLGDAGDAPPLAAGAAFRQGLFTNLLNPKVAVYFLALLPQFLPAGGSTLQTLELATIATAGTVLWFGALALVVGALKRFFGDGRVRRGLDAVLGSVLVALGVKVAAEAA from the coding sequence ATGATCCCCGGGACCACCGCCGCGTCGTTCCTGCTGGTCGTCGTCCTCGGGGCGATGTCGCCCGGGCCCGACTTCGTCGTCGTCACCCGGTCCTCCCTGACCGGTGGGCGACGGGCCGGGATCGCCGCCGGGGCCGGGATCTCGCTCGGGGTCTTCGCCTGGGTCGTCGCCATCGCCTTCGGGGTCGCCGCCGTGCTGACCGCGTCGGCCGTCGCCTTCAGCGTCGTCAAGCTCGTCGGCGCCGGCTACCTCGTCTTCCTCGGGGTCAAAGCCTGGCTGGCCGTGCGCCGCGGCGAATACCGGGACCTCGGCGACGCCGGGGACGCCCCGCCGCTCGCGGCCGGTGCCGCCTTCCGGCAGGGGCTGTTCACCAACTTGCTCAACCCCAAGGTCGCCGTCTACTTCCTCGCCCTGCTCCCCCAGTTCCTGCCCGCGGGCGGCTCCACCCTGCAGACGCTCGAGCTCGCCACCATCGCGACCGCCGGCACGGTCCTGTGGTTCGGGGCGCTCGCCCTCGTGGTCGGCGCGTTGAAGCGGTTCTTCGGTGACGGACGCGTCCGTCGGGGGCTCGACGCCGTCCTCGGCAGCGTGCTCGTCGCGCTCGGGGTGAAGGTCGCCGCCGAAGCGGCGTGA
- a CDS encoding GTP cyclohydrolase II, whose amino-acid sequence MTAEVRTRVRIPLRLHGGVAVDAEAVTFRGLADGGEHLAFVLGTPGDVPLVRPHSECLTGDVFGSARCDCGPQLAEAVERISEAGGYLLYLRQEGRGIGLYNKLDAYALQDQGLDTYAANAALGLPEDARDYAVAAQMLEALGVTEVDLLSNNPDKAAQLRKAGIAVREQVPTGVFATENNVRYLRAKAEQTGHTLPGLAS is encoded by the coding sequence ATGACGGCCGAGGTGCGGACGCGGGTGCGGATCCCGCTGCGACTCCACGGCGGCGTCGCCGTCGACGCCGAGGCCGTCACCTTCCGGGGTCTGGCCGACGGAGGCGAGCACCTCGCCTTCGTCCTCGGCACTCCCGGGGACGTGCCGCTGGTGCGGCCGCACTCAGAATGCCTCACCGGGGACGTCTTCGGCTCCGCGCGCTGTGATTGCGGGCCTCAGCTGGCCGAGGCCGTCGAGCGGATCTCCGAGGCCGGCGGCTACCTGCTCTACCTGCGTCAGGAAGGCCGGGGGATCGGCCTCTACAACAAGCTCGACGCGTACGCGCTGCAAGACCAGGGCCTCGACACCTACGCCGCCAACGCCGCGCTCGGCCTGCCCGAGGACGCCCGCGACTACGCCGTCGCCGCGCAGATGCTCGAAGCGCTGGGGGTCACCGAGGTGGACCTGCTGTCGAACAACCCAGACAAGGCCGCCCAGCTGCGCAAAGCCGGGATCGCCGTGCGCGAGCAGGTGCCGACCGGGGTCTTCGCCACCGAGAACAACGTCCGGTACCTCCGCGCGAAGGCCGAGCAGACCGGGCACACCCTGCCCGGGTTGGCCAGCTAG
- a CDS encoding MarR family winged helix-turn-helix transcriptional regulator, translating into MTDRPAEDLDYLSFVDYAIGKTKAELPATDPVAMRLGLTLHRLAGALVYDWESTVHRPRGLSWGGFRVLFVLWLAGPQESRHAARLAGMSRAAVSALVKTLERDGLVTRTQVPSDRRAVRLALTEGGHSAVTDAYQAHNAREKEWAASLTPSEQTVLIGLLEKLTTSPVAAAAQRLA; encoded by the coding sequence ATGACCGACCGACCGGCCGAAGACCTCGACTACCTCTCGTTCGTCGACTACGCGATCGGGAAGACGAAGGCGGAGCTGCCGGCCACCGACCCCGTCGCGATGCGCCTCGGCCTCACGCTGCACCGGCTGGCGGGCGCGCTGGTGTACGACTGGGAGTCGACGGTGCACCGGCCGCGCGGCCTGAGCTGGGGCGGGTTCCGGGTGCTGTTCGTGCTGTGGCTGGCCGGCCCGCAGGAGTCCCGCCACGCGGCGCGCCTGGCCGGGATGAGCCGCGCGGCGGTGTCGGCCCTGGTCAAGACCCTGGAGCGCGACGGCCTGGTGACCCGCACGCAGGTCCCCAGCGATCGACGGGCCGTCCGGCTCGCCCTGACCGAGGGGGGCCACTCGGCGGTGACCGACGCGTACCAGGCGCACAACGCGCGCGAGAAGGAGTGGGCGGCGTCGCTGACGCCGTCGGAGCAGACAGTCCTGATCGGACTGCTGGAGAAGCTCACCACGAGCCCGGTGGCCGCGGCGGCCCAGCGGCTCGCCTAG
- a CDS encoding MBL fold metallo-hydrolase has translation MTKKAFASSADLAEKAQTLEVLDDGVYALTAEGDPNIGAIEGEDFLVCFEALATPVAAGEWLAKLREHTDKPVRYLVLSHYHAVRVLGASAFDADVIVAHENTRALVAERGKEDWESEFGRMPRLAKAADSVPGLTWPTLTFSDRLTIDLGGDRGDLVLQYCGRGHTEGDIVAWLPRRKILYAGDLVEAEAALYTGDAFHREWASSTLDRVGAFGAETLIGGRGGVSRGAKAVEAAIAQTRHFLDTMIREVGAARDAGGTLKDAFERTHAALVGQYGQWPIFEHCLPFDVSRLWDELGGIERPVVWTAERDREVWDQLQD, from the coding sequence GTGACGAAGAAAGCCTTCGCCTCTTCGGCCGACCTGGCGGAGAAAGCGCAGACCCTGGAAGTCCTGGACGACGGCGTCTACGCGCTGACCGCCGAAGGCGACCCCAACATCGGCGCGATCGAGGGCGAGGACTTCCTCGTCTGCTTCGAGGCGCTGGCCACGCCGGTCGCCGCGGGCGAATGGCTCGCGAAACTCCGCGAGCACACCGACAAACCCGTGCGCTACCTGGTCTTGAGCCACTACCACGCGGTGCGCGTGCTGGGCGCGTCGGCGTTCGACGCCGACGTGATCGTCGCGCACGAGAACACCCGGGCCCTGGTCGCCGAGCGCGGCAAGGAGGACTGGGAGAGCGAGTTCGGCCGGATGCCGCGGCTGGCGAAGGCCGCGGACTCGGTGCCGGGCCTGACCTGGCCGACGCTGACCTTCTCCGACCGGCTCACCATCGACCTCGGCGGCGACCGCGGCGACCTGGTCCTCCAGTACTGCGGCCGCGGCCACACCGAGGGCGACATCGTGGCCTGGCTGCCGCGGCGGAAGATCCTCTACGCCGGCGACCTCGTGGAAGCCGAAGCCGCGCTGTACACCGGCGACGCGTTCCACCGCGAATGGGCATCGTCCACTTTGGACCGCGTCGGCGCCTTCGGGGCCGAGACACTGATCGGCGGCCGCGGCGGGGTGAGCCGGGGAGCGAAGGCGGTCGAGGCCGCCATCGCGCAGACCCGCCACTTCCTGGACACGATGATCCGCGAGGTCGGCGCGGCGCGGGACGCCGGCGGGACGCTCAAGGACGCCTTCGAACGGACCCACGCGGCGCTCGTCGGGCAGTACGGCCAGTGGCCGATCTTCGAGCACTGCCTGCCCTTCGACGTCTCGCGGCTGTGGGACGAGCTGGGCGGCATCGAGCGGCCGGTGGTGTGGACCGCCGAACGCGACCGCGAAGTCTGGGACCAGCTGCAGGACTGA
- a CDS encoding FAD-dependent monooxygenase, whose amino-acid sequence MTVAVLGSGPVGQTAALLLAHWGVPVVLVDEHEVRDPVGSKAICQQRDTLDVWASLGAGCLAEEGLTWTTARTFHRDTELFSLKLPDGGSALPPFVNLSQARVEEVLDELIARQPLIDVRRGHRVRRLTQPGRVVVECDTAAGPRRIETDYAIACTGARGDIVRRALGQRLDGVSFRDLFLICDIRADLPGWAAERRFYFDPPWNPGRQVLIHPCPDSEFRIDWQVPADYDLAAEESGGAMEARIRAIIGSVPYEVIWRSVYRFHTRLVPRMRVGRVLLAGDCAHLVAPFGARGLNSGVADAENAAWKLAWVLRGDAGEELLESYHTERHAAAVENAAVTTATMDFLVPQDDERHRRRLDVLTRAAHDPAACEQVDSGRLAEPFWYADSPLTTTDPGRPFAGRPPRGAVPPPGPGVLLPDLTVASGRLRDLARRGFLLLTTPGVRAEGARSVGIPVGGVLGARPGEAWLVRPDAYVAAVLRVGDQRAHLVPGVRGVTRIVDDVGDRAHATE is encoded by the coding sequence ATGACCGTCGCCGTTCTCGGCAGCGGCCCCGTCGGCCAGACGGCCGCGCTGCTGCTCGCGCACTGGGGCGTACCCGTCGTGCTCGTCGACGAGCACGAGGTGCGCGACCCCGTCGGGTCCAAGGCCATCTGCCAGCAACGGGACACTTTGGACGTCTGGGCGTCCCTCGGCGCGGGCTGCCTCGCCGAGGAAGGGCTCACCTGGACGACCGCGCGGACGTTCCACCGCGACACCGAGCTGTTCTCGCTGAAGCTGCCCGACGGCGGCTCGGCCCTGCCGCCGTTCGTCAACCTCTCGCAGGCCCGCGTCGAGGAGGTCCTCGACGAGCTGATCGCGCGGCAGCCGCTGATCGACGTCCGCCGCGGGCACCGCGTCCGGCGCCTGACCCAGCCCGGCCGGGTGGTCGTCGAGTGCGACACGGCGGCCGGGCCGCGCCGGATCGAAACCGACTACGCCATCGCGTGCACCGGTGCGCGCGGCGACATCGTGCGACGGGCGCTCGGCCAGCGTCTCGACGGCGTGTCCTTCCGGGACCTGTTCCTGATCTGCGACATCCGCGCCGACCTGCCGGGCTGGGCGGCCGAGCGGCGGTTCTACTTCGACCCGCCGTGGAACCCCGGCCGCCAGGTGCTCATCCACCCGTGCCCGGACTCGGAGTTCCGCATCGACTGGCAGGTCCCGGCGGACTACGACCTCGCGGCCGAGGAGTCGGGCGGGGCGATGGAGGCGCGGATCCGCGCGATCATCGGATCGGTGCCCTACGAGGTGATCTGGCGTTCGGTGTACCGCTTCCACACGCGGCTGGTCCCGCGGATGCGGGTCGGGCGGGTGCTGCTCGCCGGGGACTGCGCGCACCTCGTCGCGCCGTTCGGGGCGCGCGGGCTCAACTCCGGCGTGGCCGACGCGGAGAACGCGGCCTGGAAGCTGGCGTGGGTCCTGCGCGGCGACGCGGGGGAGGAACTGCTGGAGAGCTACCACACCGAGCGGCACGCCGCGGCGGTGGAGAACGCGGCCGTCACCACGGCCACGATGGACTTCCTGGTGCCGCAGGACGATGAGCGGCACCGGCGCCGACTGGACGTCCTCACGCGTGCCGCACACGACCCGGCCGCGTGCGAGCAGGTCGACTCGGGCCGCCTGGCGGAGCCGTTCTGGTACGCGGATTCGCCGTTGACCACGACAGATCCGGGACGCCCGTTCGCCGGACGGCCGCCGCGAGGGGCGGTGCCGCCGCCGGGGCCGGGTGTGCTGCTACCGGACCTCACCGTCGCGAGTGGACGGTTGCGGGACCTGGCCCGGCGGGGGTTCCTGCTGCTGACGACGCCGGGCGTGCGGGCGGAGGGTGCGCGGTCGGTGGGGATCCCGGTGGGCGGGGTGCTGGGTGCGCGTCCGGGCGAAGCCTGGCTGGTCCGCCCGGACGCGTACGTCGCCGCCGTGCTACGGGTAGGAGACCAGCGGGCTCACCTGGTGCCCGGTGTTCGCGGCGTCACCCGAATCGTTGATGACGTGGGCGATCGTGCCCACGCCACCGAGTGA